In one Pseudomonas sp. R84 genomic region, the following are encoded:
- a CDS encoding alkene reductase: protein MATIFDPIKLGDVELANRIIMAPLTRCRADEGRVPNALMAEYYVQRASAGLILSEATSVTPMGVGYPDTPGIWSNDQVRGWANVTKAIHGAGGKIFLQLWHVGRVSHPSYLNGEAPVAPSAIQPKGHVSLVRPLADYPTPRALETAEIADIVDAYRTGAENAKAAGFDGVEIHGANGYLLDQFLQSSTNQRTDNYGGSLENRARLLLEVTDAAIEVWGAGRVGVHLAPRADSHDMGDDNLAETFTYVARELGKRGIAFICSREKEGADSLGPQLKEAFGGPYIANERFTKDSANEWLASGKADAVAFGVPFIANPDLPARLKADAPLNDAHPETFYGKGPVGYIDYPAL, encoded by the coding sequence ATGGCAACTATTTTTGATCCGATCAAACTCGGCGACGTCGAGCTGGCCAACCGCATCATCATGGCCCCGCTGACCCGCTGCCGCGCCGACGAAGGTCGCGTGCCGAACGCGCTGATGGCTGAATACTATGTACAGCGCGCTTCCGCTGGCCTGATCCTCAGCGAAGCCACTTCGGTAACGCCAATGGGCGTTGGCTACCCGGACACCCCGGGCATCTGGTCCAACGACCAAGTGCGCGGCTGGGCCAATGTGACCAAAGCGATTCACGGCGCGGGCGGCAAGATCTTCCTGCAACTGTGGCACGTCGGCCGGGTTTCCCACCCTTCGTACCTCAACGGTGAAGCGCCGGTGGCACCGAGCGCGATCCAGCCAAAGGGCCACGTCAGCCTGGTTCGCCCACTGGCCGACTACCCGACCCCACGCGCCCTGGAAACCGCTGAAATCGCCGACATCGTCGACGCTTACCGCACCGGTGCCGAAAACGCCAAGGCCGCCGGTTTCGACGGTGTGGAAATCCACGGCGCCAACGGTTACCTGCTCGACCAGTTCCTGCAAAGCAGCACCAACCAGCGCACTGACAACTACGGCGGCTCGCTGGAAAACCGTGCGCGCCTGCTGCTGGAAGTGACTGACGCCGCGATCGAAGTCTGGGGCGCTGGCCGTGTCGGTGTGCACTTGGCACCGCGCGCCGACTCCCATGACATGGGCGACGACAACCTGGCAGAAACCTTCACCTACGTCGCACGTGAACTGGGCAAACGCGGCATCGCGTTCATCTGCTCCCGTGAGAAAGAAGGCGCCGACAGCCTCGGCCCGCAACTGAAAGAAGCGTTTGGCGGCCCGTACATTGCCAACGAACGTTTCACCAAGGACAGCGCCAACGAGTGGCTGGCGAGTGGCAAGGCTGACGCGGTGGCGTTTGGTGTGCCGTTTATTGCCAACCCGGATCTGCCGGCTCGTTTGAAGGCTGATGCGCCGCTTAATGATGCGCACCCGGAAACCTTCTACGGCAAAGGCCCGGTCGGTTATATCGACTATCCAGCGCTGTAA
- a CDS encoding acyl-CoA dehydrogenase family protein, producing MPWPDLLHSRERLPAVADLAEGFATLLQQLGNVTPFELAVAGGRRMATPGLAFLVGYQAALRMLWPSAPLSLGALCATEQRSLRPADMQTRLTDLRLSGRKDFVTAGDAADWLLIAARSEEPGEAPRLSLAVVYPGEPGVIVEKLPALPLMPDISHGRLQLDGALCELLAGDGWDAYVKPFRTLEDVYVLSAMTAWLYGVGQDSDWPQALQLRLLALLAGCAEASRQPPNNPAGHVLLGGLFAQFEALEGEVSQALADGPAEWAQMWQRDQGVMQLAAGARAKRLAKALAAG from the coding sequence ATGCCCTGGCCAGATCTGCTGCACAGCCGTGAACGATTGCCCGCCGTTGCTGACCTGGCCGAGGGTTTTGCGACGTTGTTGCAGCAACTGGGCAACGTCACACCGTTCGAATTGGCGGTCGCGGGCGGGCGGCGGATGGCGACGCCGGGGCTGGCGTTTCTGGTCGGTTATCAAGCGGCTTTGCGCATGTTGTGGCCGAGTGCGCCGCTGAGCCTGGGCGCTTTGTGTGCTACCGAACAGCGCAGTTTGCGTCCGGCGGACATGCAGACGCGGCTCACCGATTTACGCCTGAGCGGGCGCAAGGACTTCGTCACGGCGGGCGATGCGGCGGACTGGCTGTTGATTGCTGCGCGCAGTGAAGAGCCTGGTGAAGCGCCGCGCCTGAGCTTGGCGGTGGTGTATCCCGGCGAGCCCGGCGTGATCGTGGAAAAACTGCCGGCGCTGCCGTTGATGCCGGACATCAGTCATGGCCGGTTGCAGCTGGATGGCGCGTTGTGCGAATTGTTGGCGGGGGATGGCTGGGATGCTTACGTCAAACCGTTTCGCACCCTTGAGGATGTCTATGTACTGAGCGCAATGACCGCGTGGCTGTATGGCGTCGGACAGGACAGCGACTGGCCGCAGGCGCTGCAATTGCGCTTGCTGGCGCTGTTGGCCGGGTGTGCCGAGGCGAGCCGGCAACCGCCGAACAATCCGGCCGGGCATGTGTTGCTGGGTGGGCTGTTTGCGCAGTTTGAAGCGCTGGAGGGTGAGGTGAGTCAGGCGTTGGCTGACGGGCCGGCAGAATGGGCGCAGATGTGGCAGCGCGATCAGGGGGTGATGCAGTTGGCGGCGGGGGCTCGGGCCAAGCGGTTGGCCAAGGCTTTGGCGGCGGGCTGA
- the olsB gene encoding L-ornithine N(alpha)-acyltransferase, which translates to MTQIARISDTGNERRLQAERLIGAEALQQAQALRFNVFSGEFNAKLKGAELGLDMDDYDVHCSHIGVRDLNTGRLVATTRLLDHTAASSLGKFYSEEEFSLHGLTHLQGPILEIGRTCVDPAYRNGGTIAVLWGELAEVLNQGGYSYLMGCASIPMQDGGIQAHAIMQRLRERYLCTENLRAEPKNPLPTLDIPSNVIAEMPPLLKAYMRLGAKICGEPCWDEDFQVADVFILLKRDELCPRYAKHFKAAV; encoded by the coding sequence ATGACTCAGATCGCCCGCATCAGCGACACCGGCAATGAACGCCGCCTGCAAGCCGAACGCCTGATCGGCGCCGAGGCTCTGCAGCAAGCCCAGGCCTTGCGCTTCAACGTCTTCAGCGGCGAGTTCAACGCCAAGCTGAAAGGCGCGGAACTGGGTCTGGACATGGATGATTATGATGTTCACTGCAGCCACATCGGCGTGCGTGACTTGAACACCGGCCGCTTGGTGGCGACCACGCGTTTGCTTGATCACACGGCCGCGAGCAGCCTCGGCAAGTTCTACAGCGAAGAAGAATTCAGCCTGCATGGCCTGACGCATCTGCAAGGCCCGATCCTCGAAATCGGACGTACTTGCGTCGACCCGGCGTACCGCAACGGTGGCACCATCGCGGTGCTGTGGGGCGAGTTGGCCGAAGTGCTGAATCAGGGTGGCTACAGTTATCTGATGGGTTGCGCGAGCATCCCGATGCAGGACGGCGGCATTCAGGCCCACGCGATCATGCAGCGCCTGCGCGAACGTTATCTGTGCACCGAAAACCTGCGCGCCGAGCCGAAAAATCCGCTGCCGACGCTGGATATTCCATCGAACGTGATCGCGGAAATGCCGCCACTGCTCAAGGCTTATATGCGCCTGGGCGCGAAGATCTGCGGCGAGCCATGCTGGGACGAGGACTTCCAGGTCGCCGACGTGTTCATCCTGCTCAAGCGCGACGAACTCTGCCCGCGCTACGCCAAACACTTCAAGGCGGCCGTGTGA
- the emhA gene encoding efflux RND transporter periplasmic adaptor subunit EmhA — protein MQFKPAVTALVTAVALASLLSGCKKEEAAPAAPPPQVGVVTLQPQAFTLTSELPGRTSAFRIAEVRPQVNGIILKRLFKEGGDVKAGQQLYQIDPSVYEATLKSAEANLRSTKSISDRYKQLVDEQAVSRQEYDTAVANRMESEASLQTAQINVRYTKVYAPISGRIGRSSVTEGALVSNGQTDAMATIQQLDPIYVDVTQSSVELLELRRELESGRLQKSGDTAAAVKLTLEDGSQYKLDGKLEFSEVTVDPTTGSVTLRAVFPNPDHTLLPGMFVRAQLQAGVNAAAILAPQQGVTRDLKGTPTALVVGADNKVELRQLKASRTVGSQWLIEDGLKAGDRLITEGLQYVRPGVQVNPSEATNVGNKNPAPAQAADKAAGGKGE, from the coding sequence ATGCAATTCAAGCCAGCTGTTACCGCTCTGGTCACTGCCGTCGCCCTGGCATCGCTGCTCAGCGGATGTAAAAAGGAAGAAGCGGCACCGGCCGCTCCACCGCCTCAGGTCGGCGTAGTCACCCTGCAACCACAAGCCTTTACCCTCACCTCCGAGCTACCGGGCCGCACCAGTGCGTTCCGCATCGCTGAAGTTCGCCCGCAGGTCAACGGCATCATTCTCAAGCGTCTGTTCAAGGAAGGCGGCGATGTCAAAGCCGGCCAGCAGCTGTATCAGATCGATCCGTCGGTCTATGAAGCGACCCTGAAAAGCGCCGAAGCCAACTTGCGTTCGACCAAGTCGATCTCCGACCGCTACAAGCAACTGGTCGACGAGCAGGCCGTCAGCCGTCAGGAATACGACACCGCCGTGGCCAACCGCATGGAATCGGAAGCGTCGTTGCAGACCGCGCAGATCAACGTGCGTTACACCAAGGTTTACGCGCCGATCTCCGGCCGCATCGGCCGCTCTTCGGTCACCGAAGGCGCACTGGTCAGCAATGGCCAGACCGACGCGATGGCGACGATCCAGCAACTGGACCCGATCTACGTCGACGTCACCCAGTCTTCGGTTGAGCTGTTGGAACTGCGCCGCGAGCTGGAAAGCGGTCGCCTGCAGAAGTCCGGGGATACCGCCGCAGCGGTCAAACTGACCCTGGAAGACGGCAGCCAATACAAGCTCGACGGTAAGCTGGAATTCTCCGAAGTCACGGTCGACCCGACTACCGGTTCCGTGACCTTGCGCGCCGTGTTCCCGAACCCGGATCACACCCTGCTGCCGGGCATGTTCGTCCGCGCCCAGTTGCAGGCCGGCGTCAACGCTGCGGCCATTCTGGCGCCGCAACAAGGCGTGACTCGCGACCTCAAAGGCACCCCGACCGCCCTGGTCGTCGGCGCCGACAACAAGGTCGAACTGCGTCAGCTCAAGGCCAGCCGTACCGTCGGCAGCCAGTGGCTGATCGAAGACGGCTTGAAAGCGGGCGATCGTCTGATCACCGAAGGGCTGCAATACGTACGCCCGGGTGTTCAGGTCAACCCGTCCGAAGCCACTAACGTAGGCAACAAGAACCCGGCCCCCGCTCAGGCAGCTGACAAAGCCGCCGGCGGCAAAGGGGAGTAA
- the emhB gene encoding efflux RND transporter permease subunit EmhB, translated as MSKFFIDRPIFAWVIALVIMLVGALSILKLPINQYPSIAPPAIAISVTYPGASAQTVQDTVVQVIEQQLNGIDNLRYVSSESNSDGSMTITATFEQGTNSDTAQVQVQNKLNLATPLLPQEVQQQGIRVTKAVKNFLLVIGVVSRDGSMTKDDLSNYIVSNMQDPISRTAGVGDFQVFGAQYAMRIWLDPAKLNKYNLTPGDVSTAISAQNVQVSSGQLGGLPALPGQQLNATIIGKTRLQTAEQFKAILLKVNQDGSQVRVGDVADVGLGGENSSISAQFNGSPASGLAVKLANGANALDTAKALRKTIDDLKPFFPQGMEVVFPYDTTPVVTESIKGVVETLVEAIVLVFLVMFLFLQNFRATVITTMTVPVVLLGTFGILAAFGFSINTLTMFGMVLAIGLLVDDAIVVVENVERVMSEEGLSPKEATKKSMGQIQGALVGIALVLSAVLLPMAFFSGSTGVIYKQFSITIVSAMALSVLVALIFTPALCATMLKAIPKGEHGTPKKGFFGWFNRNFDRGVQSYERGVGNMLSRKAPYLLAYLLIVVGMIWLFTRIPTAFLPEEDQGVLFAQVQTPAGSSAERTQVVIDEMRSYLLDKEAGAVSSVFTVNGFNFAGRGQSSGLAFIMLKPWDERNSDNSVFALAQRAQQHFFTFRDAMVFAFAPPAVLELGNATGFDVFLQDRAGIGHDKLMEARNQFLGLAAQSKVLYQVRPNGLNDEPQYHLEIDDEKAQALGLSLTDINSTLSISFGSSYVNDFIDRGRVKKVYVQGQAGARMSPEDLKKWYVRNNAGTMVPFSAFAKGEWIYGSPKLARYNGVEAMEVLGSPAPGYSTGEAMAEVEAIAKKLPAGVGISWTGLSYEERLSGSQAPALYALSLLMVFLCLAALYESWSIPIAVMLVVPLGIIGALLATSLRGLSNDVYFQVGLLTTIGLAAKNAILIVEFAKELHEQGRSLRDAAIEACRMRLRPIIMTSLAFVLGVVPLAISTGAGSGSQHAIGTGVIGGMLTATILAIFWVPLFFVTVSSIGQRKIADEDEATETPKEAGQ; from the coding sequence ATGTCAAAATTCTTCATCGACCGTCCGATTTTCGCCTGGGTAATTGCCCTGGTGATCATGCTGGTCGGGGCACTTTCGATCCTGAAATTGCCGATCAACCAATACCCAAGCATTGCGCCGCCGGCCATTGCGATCTCCGTGACCTACCCGGGCGCTTCGGCGCAAACCGTGCAGGACACCGTGGTCCAGGTCATCGAGCAGCAGCTCAACGGTATCGACAATCTGCGTTATGTATCCTCGGAAAGTAACTCCGACGGCAGCATGACCATCACCGCGACCTTCGAGCAGGGCACCAACTCCGACACCGCGCAGGTACAGGTTCAGAACAAGCTGAACCTGGCCACCCCGCTGTTGCCACAGGAAGTGCAGCAACAAGGTATCCGCGTGACCAAGGCAGTGAAAAACTTCCTCTTGGTCATCGGCGTGGTATCGCGTGACGGCAGCATGACCAAGGACGACCTGTCCAACTACATCGTGTCGAACATGCAGGACCCGATCTCGCGGACCGCCGGTGTCGGTGACTTCCAGGTCTTCGGTGCCCAGTACGCGATGCGCATCTGGCTCGACCCGGCCAAGTTGAACAAGTACAACCTGACCCCGGGCGATGTCAGCACCGCGATCTCGGCACAGAACGTCCAGGTGTCTTCCGGTCAGCTCGGCGGCTTGCCGGCGTTGCCGGGCCAGCAGCTGAACGCGACGATCATCGGCAAGACCCGTCTGCAGACTGCCGAGCAGTTCAAGGCGATTCTGCTGAAGGTTAACCAGGACGGCTCGCAAGTGCGTGTCGGCGACGTCGCTGACGTCGGTCTGGGCGGTGAAAACTCGAGCATTTCCGCACAGTTCAACGGCAGCCCGGCTTCTGGTCTGGCGGTAAAACTGGCCAACGGTGCCAACGCCCTCGACACCGCCAAGGCGCTGCGCAAGACGATTGACGACCTCAAGCCGTTCTTCCCGCAAGGCATGGAAGTGGTGTTCCCGTACGACACCACCCCGGTGGTGACCGAGTCGATCAAAGGCGTGGTTGAAACCCTGGTCGAAGCGATCGTGCTGGTGTTCCTGGTGATGTTCCTGTTCCTGCAGAACTTCCGCGCTACCGTCATCACCACGATGACCGTGCCGGTGGTATTGCTCGGTACATTCGGCATCCTCGCGGCGTTCGGTTTCAGCATCAACACCCTGACCATGTTCGGTATGGTGCTGGCCATCGGTTTGCTGGTGGACGATGCCATCGTCGTGGTGGAAAACGTCGAGCGGGTGATGAGCGAAGAAGGCTTGTCACCGAAGGAGGCGACCAAGAAATCCATGGGCCAGATCCAGGGCGCACTGGTCGGTATTGCCCTGGTGCTGTCGGCGGTATTGCTGCCGATGGCGTTCTTCAGCGGTTCCACCGGTGTGATCTACAAACAGTTCTCGATCACCATCGTTTCGGCCATGGCCCTGTCGGTTCTGGTTGCACTGATTTTCACCCCGGCGCTTTGCGCGACCATGCTCAAGGCGATTCCGAAAGGCGAGCATGGCACGCCGAAGAAGGGTTTCTTTGGCTGGTTCAACCGCAATTTCGACCGTGGTGTGCAGAGCTATGAGCGCGGTGTCGGCAACATGCTGTCGCGTAAAGCGCCGTACCTGCTGGCCTATCTGCTGATCGTGGTCGGCATGATCTGGCTGTTCACGCGCATTCCGACCGCGTTCCTGCCGGAAGAAGACCAAGGCGTCCTGTTCGCCCAGGTGCAGACCCCGGCCGGTTCGAGTGCCGAGCGTACTCAAGTGGTGATCGACGAAATGCGCAGCTACCTGCTGGATAAAGAAGCAGGCGCAGTGTCCTCGGTGTTTACCGTGAACGGCTTCAACTTCGCCGGTCGCGGTCAGAGCTCGGGTCTGGCGTTCATCATGCTCAAGCCGTGGGACGAGCGTAACTCGGACAACAGCGTGTTTGCCCTGGCCCAACGTGCCCAGCAACACTTCTTCACTTTCCGCGATGCCATGGTGTTCGCTTTCGCCCCGCCCGCGGTACTGGAGTTGGGTAATGCCACCGGTTTCGACGTGTTCCTGCAAGACCGCGCCGGTATCGGTCACGACAAGCTGATGGAAGCGCGTAACCAGTTCCTCGGCCTCGCCGCTCAGAGCAAGGTGCTCTATCAGGTACGTCCGAACGGCCTGAACGATGAACCGCAATACCACCTGGAAATCGACGACGAGAAAGCCCAAGCCCTTGGCTTGAGCCTCACCGATATCAACAGCACGCTGTCGATCTCCTTCGGTAGTAGCTACGTCAACGACTTCATCGACCGTGGTCGCGTGAAGAAGGTTTACGTGCAAGGTCAGGCCGGTGCTCGCATGAGCCCTGAAGACTTGAAGAAATGGTACGTGCGCAACAACGCCGGGACCATGGTGCCGTTCTCCGCGTTCGCCAAAGGCGAGTGGATCTACGGCTCGCCGAAGCTGGCCCGTTACAACGGCGTGGAAGCGATGGAGGTGCTCGGTTCGCCAGCGCCGGGTTATTCCACCGGTGAAGCGATGGCCGAAGTCGAAGCGATTGCCAAGAAGCTGCCGGCCGGTGTCGGTATCTCCTGGACCGGTCTGTCCTACGAGGAACGTCTGTCGGGTTCGCAAGCGCCGGCGCTGTACGCCCTGTCGCTGCTGATGGTGTTCCTGTGTCTGGCGGCTCTGTACGAGAGCTGGTCGATTCCGATCGCGGTTATGCTCGTGGTACCGCTGGGGATCATTGGTGCGCTGCTCGCTACCAGCCTGCGCGGTCTGTCCAACGACGTGTACTTCCAGGTGGGGCTGTTGACGACCATCGGTCTGGCGGCTAAAAACGCCATTCTGATCGTCGAATTCGCCAAGGAACTGCATGAACAGGGGCGCAGCCTGCGTGACGCGGCGATCGAAGCCTGCCGCATGCGTCTGCGACCGATCATCATGACCTCGCTGGCCTTCGTCCTCGGTGTTGTACCGTTGGCGATCTCCACTGGCGCCGGCTCGGGCAGTCAACATGCGATCGGTACGGGTGTGATTGGCGGTATGCTCACAGCCACGATCCTGGCGATCTTCTGGGTCCCACTGTTCTTCGTTACAGTTTCGTCCATCGGCCAGCGTAAGATCGCTGACGAGGATGAAGCTACTGAAACTCCTAAAGAGGCTGGCCAATGA
- a CDS encoding metalloregulator ArsR/SmtB family transcription factor: MNLDLDEIIKALAHPVRRDILNWLKDPKNEFPEQLHNHEYGICAGQIDQRCGLSQSTVSAHLATLQRAGLISSQKAGQWHFFKRNEDVIQAFLSTLSKEL; the protein is encoded by the coding sequence ATGAACCTCGACCTCGACGAAATAATAAAAGCCCTGGCACACCCAGTACGGCGAGACATCCTCAACTGGCTGAAAGACCCGAAGAACGAATTTCCGGAACAGTTGCACAACCACGAGTACGGCATCTGCGCCGGGCAGATCGATCAACGCTGCGGCCTGTCGCAGTCGACCGTTTCGGCACACCTCGCGACGTTGCAACGCGCCGGTCTGATCAGCAGCCAGAAGGCCGGACAATGGCACTTTTTCAAACGTAACGAGGACGTGATCCAGGCGTTCCTCAGCACCCTCAGTAAAGAGCTCTGA
- a CDS encoding lysophospholipid acyltransferase family protein, with product MSRLRVYARIARVLLVVSLGLTMASVFGVFERIGLAHSMERRQRWSRFFMARLSNALPFRVTVHGELPKQPMLWVSNHVSWTDIPLLGMLTPLSFLSKAEVRTWPVAGWLAAKAGSLFIRRGSGDSQLIRKQMTRHLQTDHALLMFPEGTTTDGRSLRTFHGRLLAAAIDSEVMLQPVAIRYLRDGEIDALAPFIGDDDLLSHLMRLFSNDCGDVEVHLLKPLACQGRERAALAFEAQQAVQKALFGEVAKPAEPRRAGDLIAA from the coding sequence ATGAGCCGGTTGCGGGTGTACGCGCGGATCGCGCGGGTGCTGCTGGTGGTGTCGCTGGGCTTGACCATGGCCAGCGTCTTCGGCGTATTTGAACGGATTGGTCTGGCGCATTCGATGGAGCGGCGTCAGCGCTGGTCGCGCTTTTTCATGGCGCGCTTGAGCAACGCCCTGCCCTTTCGCGTGACGGTTCACGGTGAGCTGCCAAAACAGCCGATGCTGTGGGTCAGCAATCATGTGTCGTGGACGGATATTCCGCTGCTCGGCATGCTCACACCGCTGTCCTTTCTGTCCAAAGCCGAAGTGCGCACCTGGCCAGTGGCTGGTTGGCTGGCGGCGAAGGCCGGCAGCCTGTTCATCCGTCGCGGTTCGGGCGACAGCCAGTTGATCCGCAAGCAGATGACCCGTCACCTGCAAACCGACCATGCCTTATTGATGTTCCCGGAAGGCACCACCACCGATGGCCGTTCGCTGCGTACCTTTCACGGTCGCTTGCTGGCGGCGGCGATTGATTCCGAGGTGATGCTGCAACCGGTGGCGATTCGTTATCTGCGTGATGGCGAAATCGACGCGCTGGCGCCGTTCATTGGCGACGACGATCTGCTCTCGCACCTGATGCGCCTGTTCAGCAATGATTGCGGCGATGTCGAAGTGCACCTGCTCAAGCCGCTCGCCTGTCAGGGGCGTGAGCGCGCGGCGTTGGCGTTTGAAGCGCAGCAGGCGGTGCAGAAGGCGTTGTTTGGCGAAGTGGCGAAACCGGCCGAACCGCGTCGTGCCGGCGATTTGATTGCCGCTTGA
- the emhR gene encoding efflux system transcriptional repressor EmhR, with product MVRRTKEEAQETRSQILEAAEKAFYERGVARTTLADIATMAGVTRGAIYWHFSNKADLVQAMLDSLREPLDELAKASESEDELDPLGCMRQLLIHLFHQVALDPKTRRINEILFHKCEFTDEMCDLRQQRRDVSLDCNERIALTLRNAVNRGQLPEDLDTARAAISIHSYIDGLLYGWLLAPDSFELHAEAERWVDTGLDMLRLSPSLRK from the coding sequence ATGGTCCGTCGTACCAAAGAGGAAGCTCAAGAAACCCGTAGCCAGATTCTGGAAGCGGCGGAGAAAGCCTTTTATGAAAGGGGCGTCGCCCGTACGACGCTGGCCGATATTGCGACAATGGCCGGTGTTACGCGCGGTGCCATCTACTGGCATTTCAGCAACAAGGCGGATCTGGTCCAGGCCATGCTGGATTCGCTGCGTGAGCCGCTGGATGAATTGGCCAAGGCCAGCGAAAGTGAAGATGAGCTCGATCCGCTGGGCTGCATGCGCCAACTGCTGATTCATTTGTTTCATCAAGTTGCGCTGGACCCAAAAACCCGGCGTATCAACGAAATTCTGTTTCATAAGTGCGAGTTCACCGATGAAATGTGCGATCTGCGCCAGCAGCGCCGGGACGTCAGTCTCGATTGCAACGAGCGTATCGCTCTGACGTTGCGTAATGCGGTCAATCGCGGCCAATTGCCGGAAGATCTCGACACTGCCCGCGCGGCCATCAGCATTCACAGCTATATCGATGGCCTTCTGTATGGATGGCTTCTGGCGCCGGACAGCTTTGAGCTGCATGCCGAGGCCGAGCGTTGGGTCGATACAGGGTTGGATATGCTGCGCCTGAGCCCCAGCCTGCGCAAATGA
- a CDS encoding MFS transporter yields the protein MPLSLLILALSAFAIGTTEFVIMGLLPNVAADLGVSIPGAGWLVTGYALGVAVGAPFMAMATARLPRKAALVALMGIFIVGNLLCAIASDYNVLMFARVITALCHGAFFGIGSVVAANLVPANKRASAVALMFTGLTLANVLGVPLGTALGQQYGWRSTFWAVTVIGVIALIGLIRFLPAKRDEEKLDMRAELAALKGAGIWLSLSMTALFAASVFTLFTYVAPLLGEVTGVSPRGVTWTLMLIGLGLTVGNIIGGKLADKGMAATLIGVFIAMAVVSTVLTWTSVALIPTEITLFLWATACFAAVPALQVNVVTFGKAAPNLVSTLNIGAFNVGNALGAWVGGSVIAHGYGLTSVPLAAAALAVLALLVTLITFRQNGNADLAPATN from the coding sequence ATGCCCCTCTCGCTACTCATCCTCGCCTTGAGCGCCTTCGCCATCGGCACCACCGAATTCGTCATCATGGGCTTGCTGCCCAATGTGGCGGCCGACCTCGGTGTGTCGATCCCCGGCGCCGGTTGGCTGGTGACCGGCTACGCCCTCGGCGTGGCGGTCGGTGCGCCGTTCATGGCAATGGCCACCGCCAGACTGCCGCGCAAGGCTGCACTGGTGGCGTTGATGGGCATCTTTATTGTCGGCAACCTGCTCTGTGCGATTGCCAGTGACTACAACGTGCTGATGTTTGCCCGTGTGATCACCGCGCTGTGCCACGGTGCGTTCTTCGGCATCGGTTCGGTGGTGGCGGCCAATCTGGTGCCGGCCAACAAGCGTGCTTCGGCAGTGGCGTTGATGTTCACCGGTTTGACCTTGGCCAACGTCCTCGGTGTGCCGCTGGGCACTGCGCTGGGTCAGCAATACGGCTGGCGCTCGACTTTCTGGGCGGTGACTGTCATCGGCGTGATCGCACTGATCGGCTTGATCCGCTTCTTGCCGGCCAAGCGCGACGAAGAAAAACTCGACATGCGCGCCGAACTCGCCGCCCTTAAAGGTGCCGGGATCTGGCTGTCGCTAAGCATGACCGCGCTGTTCGCCGCGTCCGTCTTCACCCTGTTCACCTACGTTGCCCCGCTGCTCGGCGAAGTCACCGGTGTGTCACCGCGTGGCGTGACCTGGACGCTGATGCTGATCGGCCTGGGCCTGACCGTCGGCAACATCATCGGCGGCAAACTCGCCGACAAGGGCATGGCCGCCACGCTGATCGGCGTGTTCATCGCCATGGCCGTGGTCTCCACCGTGCTGACCTGGACCAGCGTCGCGCTGATCCCGACTGAAATCACCTTGTTCCTCTGGGCCACCGCGTGTTTTGCCGCCGTACCGGCGCTGCAAGTCAACGTGGTGACCTTCGGCAAAGCCGCACCGAATCTGGTGTCGACCCTGAACATCGGCGCGTTCAACGTCGGCAACGCTCTCGGCGCCTGGGTTGGCGGCAGCGTCATCGCCCACGGCTACGGCCTGACCAGCGTGCCACTCGCGGCGGCGGCTCTGGCCGTGCTCGCCCTGCTGGTAACCCTGATTACTTTCCGTCAGAACGGCAATGCCGATCTGGCCCCTGCAACTAACTGA
- a CDS encoding ACP phosphodiesterase has product MNYLAHLHLGGQRPGQLLGSLYGDFVKGRLQGQFAPEVEAAIQLHRRIDVFTDRHPLVDIALGRFSDTRRRYAGIVLDVFFDHCLARDWTLYADQPLEVFTADVYRVLTHERHLPERLARIAPHMVANDWLGSYQQFEVLEQVLRGISRRLSRPEELAGAMEELRRLYEPLSDDFRLFYPQLQDFAQNPQTQKI; this is encoded by the coding sequence ATGAACTATCTCGCACATTTACACCTCGGTGGCCAGCGCCCCGGGCAACTGCTCGGCAGTCTGTATGGCGATTTCGTCAAAGGTCGGCTGCAAGGGCAGTTTGCGCCGGAGGTGGAAGCGGCCATTCAACTGCATCGACGGATTGACGTGTTCACGGATCGCCATCCGCTGGTGGATATCGCGCTGGGGCGGTTTTCCGACACGCGGCGGCGTTATGCCGGGATCGTCCTGGATGTGTTTTTCGATCATTGCCTGGCGCGGGACTGGACGCTGTATGCCGATCAGCCGCTGGAGGTTTTCACCGCTGATGTGTATCGGGTGCTGACTCACGAACGGCACCTGCCCGAGCGACTGGCGAGGATTGCCCCGCACATGGTTGCCAATGACTGGTTGGGTTCGTATCAACAGTTTGAAGTGCTGGAGCAGGTGTTGCGCGGGATTTCGCGGCGGCTGAGCCGGCCGGAAGAGTTGGCGGGGGCGATGGAGGAATTGCGGCGGTTGTATGAGCCGCTGAGTGACGACTTCCGCTTGTTCTACCCACAACTCCAGGACTTCGCCCAAAACCCCCAGACACAGAAAATCTAA